Part of the Engystomops pustulosus chromosome 4, aEngPut4.maternal, whole genome shotgun sequence genome is shown below.
CCCACCCCGGCGAaaaagccagaaaactggtggacaaggctttataaatccccccaatgaCATAGGAAGTGGCTCTCAGAGGTCCATCCAACACTCTAAACATATCaaatagaaaaagaaagcaaGCACACCCAGGATATCTTTAATATTTAGCAATCCTCAAAATCTTTGATAAAACAGGCTTCTCTAGCATGAGATCATCAGTTAATCCCTAGAAGAGAGAGACTAAGGTTCAAACCAGTTGTTCCATTAATTGGATGAACAAACTATTGAACTTTATAAATTCGATGAATAATGGGATACATTTACTAACCAATCCCTGGCACGATCCCCATccctgtccgacgataatgcactctgccgcaattcacttagattgtgcgccccaatttcctgcatgtgtcgtttccccgctcaggtccgccaaagttcaccttcttcttcctgatacaTGAaactgcatggcttgcgacacaattttgaagttaaatcccgcgctcagtccgatggcccgcccccccatttctgtcgcatgaaagccggtgccaaaatccgatcacctgcgacacaatccccttttaaatacctgtcccagccgtgcaaaacccgaataCGTCAGAATAACCGATGAAAGtgcagtccgtggacccttagtaaataagccccaatatgttttgttTCCACTGGTTTCCAGGTCTGATCAGGTTTCTGAAGCTATTTCATAGAAATAAGTGCTTGGCATGCAAAAACAATTCTTCATGAACAGGTGACATTCTTCATGAGCAGGAGGGTACACATGGCCTTATTAGAATAATATTTGTAAAGTTCCTTCTTGCGTCAATTGAGATGACTATGAACAACAAAAAAGTAGACATTTCCTTTAATTAATTATTGCTCTAACAATCTAAAAGAGTAAAATGAAAGTTCTACACAAATTATAAGACTGACTCGTAACTATTGTCAGCTTTAAGGTTTACGAATTTCCGCAGCAGAATATAACCCACTACATCAATGAGTAGAGGAATGGAGACCTTCTGGCAATGGGAAAGTATTTAAGTAATGCTGTCTAAAAAGAGAAGTCGTTACTAATTTTGACTCCCAAGGTTGCATTGGAAGTGGCATTTGCGCAAGTTCCTCATCAGATGCCTATTTCTGGAGCGAAATGTGAATGAAGCTTTAAATACTGGAGGCCACGTATAAGTATAAAAGAGATTACAGTTATAAAGTCTGTGATCTCATTCTTTTTCTGGTTTTCTAAGTAAGAGGATTCTATAGAAGGCTTGAAGAGGTATTAGGTGTTTTCTAAATGTAGCTTTCTACATTTcttaaaattgtgtaaaaatagAATAAGTTATACTCTTATCACTTGCGTTCTGATGGTACTTGAGTCCCTCAACAGGGACACACAAGAAATATCAGCTGTGTTAACACATCATATAACTTTCCTGTTATACTTCTTATGCTAAACTAGTGTATTGTTACTCACTATTTATTGGTGTTTAAGTGACAATGTACCAAAATTCAAGTATGTACATGCACATTTCCATAAATCAATGAAAATTACAAAGATGAAAGGTCTTTGTTTCTTTGCAAGTCAATAGTAGATATACTCAACTTCGCGATCCACCGCCACTGTTTTCCTCAGCGGCCTATGCTTCCTGGGTCTTCTTGACGAGATTGCACAGCTGTGTATCGAGGGAACCAACCACCAATGTGCTGTATCGCGCAGCTGCGCATTGAGGGAGCCTACTGTGCATGCTCTTACATTCCTTATACCGGGGGGACGTCACTGACTCTCGGAAATTGCTGAATCCAAGAGAGGGGCCGAATAAAATCACAGCAGAGCAGTAAATAAATGATACGCCAAACGCCCTGTGTTACATGCACTGGAGGGTCCGTTGCTCACTTGCATAAAATATAAAAGCGatttgtgaggaattgataaggtTTTATGGTAAAAAAAAGAGACGTGCCTGCATTAAGGTTCCTTGGTTTAAATTGAGCTGttctaagtggtagatttcctttaagccagatctgatggtaggttccttttaTCATACAAAACCCTAATCTACCTTTAACTAACCCAGTAACACTTTCTATACTAAGCTAAACTTTATTTAGCAGATATGTCAATTTtccagagaggctactggggcatggagtagcgtcTCCAGGGAGCAGAAGCAAAGGCTACCCACTATCCTCAGTGCTCCCTGCTATCCTGTGCATCCTTAGCACACTCCTGCTATTGCTCCAGCTGTTGCACACTTTAGCGGAGTTCTgctcatgtgcagtagctccggcatCAGTGCTAATGCGCATGCGTATAGCAGCTATTTTGTCGGCACTGGAGCACTCAACGATGGAGCATTAGCAGGAGCGCACTGAAGACATACAGGAAGGCAGGGATCAcagcagaagctactggggcatggagtaggctTTGCTTCTGCTTCCTGGAGAAGCTACTCCACCCCCAGTAGCTTCTctggaaaatttacatattagctagataaagttTAGCATAGTATAGTAAGCAATATAGGTTAAGCAAAAGATAGAAGGTAGAGTTCTCATGgacggtttcctttaaccccttagcgctctgcgccgtagctgtactgcgctgagtcccgcgattagcgctcagcgcagtacagctactgcgcagagccaatgccggttcagcgctgcatagcagccgaaccggcatcgttagccgcgggatttcagcggtaatttaccgctgacatccccggctaacacccgcggtcggagtgggctccgatcgcgggtgtttaacccgttaaatgccgcggtcaacgcgaccgcggcatttaacatgccttctgggggtctttaccccacgatcgcccccccgcaccattttcagggggaggggctgatcgctgttttggctcctctggggtccgatcgggaccccagagaagcctggagggtttacctttaagatggtgtctgtgacgtcatcttaaaggcaaagtgtcagcctatgcatctgcataggctggcactgataataccctgcaatacattagtattgcagagtattatcaagaacaagcaatcagatgattgcttgttcatatcccatggtggatcatgtaaaaaaatgtaaaaaaaatgtttttcaataaaaaattactttataaatcactaaaaatgcccataagccccaaaacatataaagagacatataacgctcaaaaagtctaaatcataacacaaaccccacatatatagtatcaccgcgtccgtaacaatccatagaataaaactaaataactattgaacccatatgatgaacgccgtaaaaaaaaaacgtcaaaaaccagccaaaaatatgatttttacctattatatcccactaaaaatgcaataaaaagtgatcaacaaaacatatgtactccagaatgatattgttgcaaagaacaacatgtcccgcaaaaaacaagccatcaaccagctctgcagccaaaaacgtaacaatgttatgccacttggaagacagcgatgcaaaaatgatagatttttccccacattagggttttatttggcaaatttagtaaaacataagaaaaaatattcatgtctggtatccccgtaatcgtatcgacccatagaataaagataacatgattattaggatatatggtgaacacgaaaaaaaaaaaaaaaagttaaaaatccagtacagaattgatgcttttctactcatgacctcaaaaaaagttccaaaattttcaacaataggtgataccaaccccaaaatggtaacactggaaaaagcatctcgtcccgcaaaaaaaatgccgtcacatggcccaaataacggaaaagcgaaaattttatagccttcaaaagggggcaacgagaaaattaaaatcctggcagctgcagggtgctccttcccttctgcgcctcgctgtgcccccataacacaagtaacggccacgtgtggggggtcgctgcactcaggagaaattgtagaacaaattttatggtgagttttctctttttatcttttggaaatgtgtaaattttagggctaaatgaacgtataaccgacaaaatttgaccattctaaatttcaccgccattttgattcaattactatgaagatctcaaggggttaacaatctttgtaaatgctgtttctgatagtttgaggggtgcagatttgaaaatgggttggttatatagggggttttgttgctaaatatgtaaaatttgatttcaaacagtatttatccccaaaatagtcaattccgaaaatacggaaaatcgctattcgatttgtaggccgcgtgacgtcaaaataaattatccaaacatttcaaaaattatgaaaatgtaaagtagacaaatgggaaatgttattctgcaagttatttaggtggtaaatctatctgcctgaaaatgcggtgattttgaatttcgaaaatgagaaatttttctaaaaattcatcattttttttttttttttgtaaataaacgcaaaacttatcagccaaaatttaccactaaaatgaagtacaacatgtggggaaaaaacgatctcagaatcgctttgataagtaacagtgttcaaaagttattaccacaggaagagacactggtcaaatttcaaaaaaaagttgcgagccttaacctgcaaacaggctgcggccttaaggggttaaagtgtgcaATCTTTATTTTGTTTCAGAAATTTTATGAGGATCAGTTATTACATGTCTGCTTAGCATTTATCTGACCTTTCGCCATTGTATATGTAAGCACAAGTGTTCCCATGCTATCAACAAACTTTGAAGGAATCAGTAGATTAGTGTGGGAACATGAggagtagagatgggcaaatttattCATTCGTTTTTAGTATCGGCACGAATCTACAATTTTTCAGTCACTAATCCAAATctttgcaaatttaaaaaataaaataggagCTTTTCATGAAAAATCTGGGTTTTAGAGGACTAGCCTTAAAGTCTAATAGTTTAGCTACAGGGGGCATTTTACCATTGGCTACCTGGCTAGATCCCTACTATGGAGCATGAAATCTGAACACAATTTGACTTTAACACACTAACTAGTTGTAAAGTCAAGGCATGTTTAATACTTAGCTGTTTTACTCATTAcagtaaagcaaaaaaaaaaaaaaacagattcagTTACAATTacaagaaatattaaaaaagaaaataaataaaatgttatttacaTCTTCAAGTACAGTATTACAGTCAGAAATTTAATGTGAATAATCTCCCTTGAGGGGAAAAGCCAATTTATGACAGGAAGCAACTAACATGTATAACTAAACTGATAGACATGGCACATTGGGACTGAACATTGATTGAAACCATATTTTCCACTCATTAACATTGGCGAATAGCCACCCTACTACTGACGGGAGGCCAAAATTTGCTCTTTTCACTATAAATTCAGCTTGGTTTTCGTTCACCTTTGTTGGAGTAGCTAATAGAAAGCAGCTTTGTTTTATTGGAAATGTACACAACCCAAAAAATAACTTTAGACTTTGgtaaaatatttatgtttttggaAGAGTCTGCCATTTTTACTCTGGTTTTTAAACCTGAACATACAGTCTGTAGTAGACGTTGTTTCCTTGTATAGTTGGGACATACTTTTCATATTAGAGTCCAGAAGTTGGTCCCATTGTTCTGGTTTCCATGTTACATCTTCACATGGCCTCACATCTGGAAAGATAGTCTTGGTTTGTACGAGTGTCAAGTGGTGGAAAATAATTGGTAGACTTTACAACCAGTTCCTATGAGGAAAGGATAGTATGTGGCTACTGAAAAGTACAAATCAAAAGACGACAGGAGGAAGGAAGCCGTTGAGTCCAATACATAACTCAGCACGTACGTAGATAAAAAGCATGTGTACCACTAATAATTTTTTGGCATACTGAATGACATAGGGAAAAAAATATCTTTCTAAAATTATGGCTGCTGTGAAAGGTAAAAGATATGTGATAGCTTTGTTTTTGTATCGTAGTTGTTGTAGTTTGCAGATTTGCTAAAATATTGATCTGCTATGAATACAAGAAGAAACTGAGATTAAAAATATCGATATGTAGTACATTCAGGCATAATTCTGTTCACCTCAACTGGGCAAAGGACATGAAAAAATGTAAGTATTGGAATTTTCTAGAATAAAACCTCTGCTTTACCCATGATGTTAGGAACTGTATTTGCATTAAGGTCTGGCATTTGCTCCTTTCTTATTGATCTGAAATGCTTTTGTCTTGTTACTGAGAAGTTATTCTACTTGTTGACCGGTTTCTACTACTTGCTCTTTGTTGCCTCCCATTTCTGCCTCCCTGTCTTGCGGCACTTGCTGCTGCTAGTCCATTTCCACGAAAGACACTTTGTTTCCCTACATCCTGATCTAAACAGTTAAAAGTAAGGGCTACCCCTACATTATTCTTCATCACCCTAGATGTCCCATCAGATGAGCCATCAAAGCATCTGCCAAGGGCAATTTCCTTGGCTGTTCTTGGATCCTGATCAGTAACTGTATAAATACCATAATTATGTCCAAGTGGGTCAAGAGGAGCCAGCATTGTATATTCACTGGTGTCATTGTTTACTGCCATTGGAAGATGATTGACCAGATACTCATGAAGCATGCTGTTTATGGCCTCCCTACGACAGCTCCCTTGAGGAACAATCTTTACAAGTGTACGGTCTACCCTGTCTTGATCATACAGCATGCCACTGCATTTAAATTCCACACATGCGGTAGAGAGATTGGGTTCTTCAAGGTCTCTGGTACTCCGAACATCTCGAATTCCATAGAGCTGTCCAACTGTTTGTGGATGTGTGCCACCCATATTTCGAGACCTTACAATTATCTCCTGGGTCCCCACAATTTTAACTTTCATATAACAAGCCCTGTATTCCAGGGGTTTGGGCCACCAAGCTAAGTAGTCCGCAGTCCAACTCATTGGGTCATCTTCGTTAAAAGATACTGTGTTAAAATCATATCTGTCACCTTCTACTCTGTAAAATCTAAAATGTCCAGCATTGTAAGGGGCTTCTTCACATTCTAGAAGATTTTCATAGGCATATACAGGACCATTGCTCTCCTCAGCAACATTAGGAGTAGGTTTGGCTACATTAATGCTGAAAGCTGTTTTCTTGACTTTGGGATCATCATGATCTGTTCTTCTGTAATTCAACTTATTAAGGTAGGGCTGTGGTACACCAATAACATTAGGGTTGAATTTTGGAGAAGATTCAACTGCTTCAAGTTCTTCTCCTGCTAAGGTTGCAGTTACAAATGCAGAGTAGGCATCTGGTACCTTGTCATCACAAAATGCTGGTAAGCACGCCCCATTTGAACCAGTTATGGCGCTATCAAAACGTCCCCAAGCTCGAGGATTGGATGCAAATCCTGACATAGGCTCCATATTTATCAGGTTCACTACTACACCTTCTATTTGTTCACTTGGCAAAAACCTTTCACTTCTATATGCACGAACTTTGACATAACACCTTCGACTTTCAGGAACATCCAAGTTAAATAATCTTCTTTCCCTAATTTCCATGTTGCCTACAAGAAAGGTCCTCTCCTCTCTTTTACCTCTTCGAACTTTTGATTGTTGAAAGTCTCCCTCTTCTTCCCACAGTCCAGTTTCTGGATTTAGAGACCATAATTTCATGGTTTCAAGGTGCTCAGACATTTTgacttgagaagagtcaagataTACCTTAACAGCTCCAGCATTCAATGATTCGGTGGCCTTTTCATCAGTAAAATCAACTGAGAACATCCCATATGAGCGTAGTGGCATAGTGTCACCTTCCTCATTGACAAAGTTCAAGTCACTTTGTACAGCTGTTGCTGTTGAAATGTTTCTTGTGTCCAAAAAGGTCACACTTGCCTTTACTTTTCCATTGTAGATTTCTCCATTTTGGCGGTAGAATGAGTTTGGTGGAATTTCCAATTCAGCTATAGGATCAGTATTTTCTACATCTCCTAGTGATATCTGGTTTGTCTTCATGGAGTCCAGTATTACTGGTTCTTTTCTTCTAAGGAGAAGAACCTCATGAAATACAGCACCTCCCTTTTTATTGAATGGAAGAACTTTTGTGGTATTAACAAATTTTTGTAATCGGTCAACAAAAGTGAGAACCAACCTTTCTGTTTCTGCAGGAACCTGAATTGAGAAGGTTCCTTTATAACCTGTCATACTAACCCTGGTGCTTCCCATATATATGTGTCCAAATCGCATTGGTTCTCCAGTATCGGAGGCCACGGCTCTTCCTCGGACGATTATTTTAGTGTCCGTACACTTTAAGCAACCACATTGCACAGCAACTTTAATTGGGAGAATATAACCGGGACAGGACACCTCCTTTACTTCTGTTTTAGTAATTCCACAGCAGTAGGGTACAGTGTCCTTGCATCGCAGTCCATTGTCCAAATCTCCTGGGCAAGATGTTGAAGGACATTTCCCAATGTTGTAGTAGAGAGAATTAGTGGCATTTTGGAAACAGTCGTGAGGAAGTTTAATGAGATGGCTCTCTGGGGTTGGATTACAGGAATGAGCATCTTGTTCTGtaaggcaaaaaaaatgtttttacatttgTAGGATAATTTGTAGGATTATGATTAAAATCTGAATTAGAACAAATGTTCAAAACACCACATCTATCTCAAATCGAATGAAATGGAACACCTTtggttgtgtataatgtataacataatacacaatatagcACATTTGGGAAGATTTTATATAGTTGTTGAATATTTGTGGTAAATTGCATTAAAATTTGTCTCAGTTTGGTGCATCTAGTTTTAGACCAATTTTCTTTACTGCATGAAGGCGGATCAGCATCATAGAGAGGAGGTGTGGGTTCTTGGTGGTGGGTCTTTAGACAATTCATAGTAAAACAACTAACTAGACAGCCTTATCATGCACCAAATGCGTAGGACAGGATAACTCAGGAAATTTATGCACTTTTAAACTGTCCAAATTCATATTTAGTTCATGAAATGTGCTCAATGTAAATGCAACAGTTCTAAGGTTTATACTTGCAGAATAATTTTTCTAAGCTTTATGAATTTCAAAAGTCCAATTCCAACTCACCAATGAGAGTGAGCTTGGCTGGGGTGGATTTTACAAATCCTGCATCATTCTTTGCCTTGCAGTAGTACTCTCCAGCTTGGTTGGCCTTGAGCTTGCGAAGGGTAAGTTGGTTGCTGGATTTATGTATATTTTGATCCAATAGGGTTCCATTATGATACCTGAAAAATAAATGACACAAATAGAAGCAGATAGCATCGGAAACTGATCTGTTAAAGTAGTTATCTGATGGTTTTTAAGATTCTGGGGACGGGCTGGACAAACCTGTACTAACCTCCTGCATTGCTCCCTGCGTCCCGTGTCAccttctgtttgtttacaggggcatggaagctgtgCTGAGGTCATCTTCCGACACCATTTCCAGTGCTGAGATATGGGGATGGGTGCgtgtggccggccggaagctgaccTCTGCGCAGCTTCTGCACCCCTTTAAACAAACAGACGGCTTCCCCATGAGACGGCATCAAGGGAAGTCGGGTGCAATAGAGGAAGTGAGTACAGGTTTGCTTTTTGAAAAATCCCGGAACAGCCAACGTGCAGGATTTTAAAAacaatcagacaacccctttaaagtgttgaAAATGAAGTCCATTCTTTCTGCAGAGATGATATGTTAGAGCAAGAGAAGCTGAGCTGATTATAAAGgctcttatctgcaggcagcatgatatagaccaggaggagtgagcagattgtacattttgtcctatctgcaggcagcatgttatagagcaggaggagctgagcagattgtacatagtgtcctatctataggcagcatgttatagaccaggaaaagcttagcagattgtaaatGGGGCCAGATTTCCATGAAAATCACATATGATATGCTCCTCTTCCAAACATaggaatagttaaaggggtattctcgtctgggcactcacattcagtttgataaatctgccatatataaacatttcttcaattagatgttattaaaaaaaatgttcctgtgtgaagataatttctcataaatgtagtcattttgtcccttagaaacgagatagcttcctcggatacggccacctctgtctGAGAGattgcaaaaataaacaaaaaggttttgtatatgaactgtccaggagttactgcaagtcccagagccgtcctgtggtaatgatcactgaatccaggaggtcaggcaggactctatagcgcaagtctggccacagctgccagagtgtgacgtggtcgtatccgaggaagctatctagtttctaagggacaacatgacaacatttatgagaaattatcttcacacaggaacattttttttaataacatccaattgaagaaatgtttacatatggaagattagtgaaactgaatgtgagtgcccagacgagaagacccctttaaggaatCATATATTTTTTTGGCTGAAGCACAAGAAATAGAGGCGTGAAACAAAATACCCTCATTTTATTCTCAAATTTTCAGTCTTTTAAAAAAGGTTGCTGTCACTTTTATTAAACATAGTAGATTTAGGTAATAAAATAACAACACTGATAGCATGTCACCTACCACAGATACTGCTCTATGGATGGCTCTCCCACGGCATTACAGCAGAAGGTGACACTTTGTCCCACTCTCCTCACCTTGGCTTCAGGATTTTCTGTTATGTAAGGCTTTTCTATGGagattaaaaaaatcaaaaatacctTCAAAGGAGGAATATTTTTACTGTATTATGTTCACATATTTGGTTTCCAATGGCATATGCTAAAGTAGAAATACATCTATTTGCAGGTTCCAGCTTGCAATGTCCATTTACCGATTTTGGTAGCATCAACCAACCCAAAGGGAAGGAGCTATGAAATCCTCACACTGGTATCTTTTACTGTTTGCTTGTGAATGATATCATAATACACTCACATTACTCCAAGACCTCCCTGGATACTGATTTAGTTCATTAAATTAGGGGTTGTCTGGGTTACTTTGTAAAAATGTTCCTTACCTGTGGTCCAGCCCTGCTCATTCCACCACCAACATTTTATGTTCATACACTGAGGCTCTATGCTGAGACCCCGCTAGTGGCAGTGTATATGAGGCGGTAGCGGGTGTCCATTGtctatgtgacatcactgctaaGTTGCTATAGATCTTCAAAGGCCAGTGGTGGCGGAAGGAGCTGGGCTGGTAAGGATCTAAGCAAGTTTTACTTGAAAGCAGGGCATGGTCCTTGTCCAGGGCCCGAGCTGGAAGTAGGTCCACCAGAAAGGGGGGAGAATCGTTTGTATGTGTGTCTTTAAGACGCAACCAGTGACGCTGGGTAAGTTTACTCTTTTGTATATAAGGCATGAGTTGTCACATTGTAGTTGAGATCATGACTAAGATGCGatagcgtcgaaacgcgtcaatctTAGGTGCTTGTGTGTCATTCCTCATGTGCACATGTTTTATTGAATAAAggattttttgccatttaaacatCGTACCATAGCTTTTGTTGCTAAATCCAAGAGTTTCTCAGTCAATAATCCGGTGGCAGGCACCACCACAAGGACGCTTTGGAGGAGAAAATTcgggtgattgggtgagcgaatCTAATCTCTATTTTTTctaccagtgcaaagtctgtgccaggcccccgactacaaTGTATGGTTAAAAGTCATATTCTTCCCATATgcaaaagtgagaccttatgggccccctaagcctcttgggcccggttgcgaccgcaccctctgcaccccctcaagttactcccTTGCTCTGCATTAATTAATAAGGGCGGGCAGGCAGGGTGTTGCTATACTCCATATTAATTACTGAGGAGTTGTTGTGCTACATATTATTTAAAGATGGAgtgctgtgctacataataataagggGCTGCTGGCACTGCATAGGAATTAAGTGACA
Proteins encoded:
- the CILP gene encoding cartilage intermediate layer protein 1 isoform X2 — translated: MRPGLLVCLLLLEVAYVSGQGLRKGDAVLNHSARRIRTGRKIPIAPLKIKVDAELQQWTTWFNIDHPGGNGDYERLDAIRFYYPNRVCSKPLRMEARTTEWVPAGKTGEVVHYSLTKGFWCINTEQAGGKNCSNYSVRFLCPVVLQPTVPNVAWSEWSSWSVCSSRCGRNGMQIRRRTCLAEDQWQDHCNGPTEEGRRCTGPPCTVCNLSCTMGKASADCSVCECKNQILYGTVTLPDGAPAAGVNVYVISRKPRVKAVSDAQGQFRVIGLCPNSTLQLKLEKYSVVNVKIPTSDGSSSSIHIAMKRKEKPYITENPEAKVRRVGQSVTFCCNAVGEPSIEQYLWYHNGTLLDQNIHKSSNQLTLRKLKANQAGEYYCKAKNDAGFVKSTPAKLTLIEQDAHSCNPTPESHLIKLPHDCFQNATNSLYYNIGKCPSTSCPGDLDNGLRCKDTVPYCCGITKTEVKEVSCPGYILPIKVAVQCGCLKCTDTKIIVRGRAVASDTGEPMRFGHIYMGSTRVSMTGYKGTFSIQVPAETERLVLTFVDRLQKFVNTTKVLPFNKKGGAVFHEVLLLRRKEPVILDSMKTNQISLGDVENTDPIAELEIPPNSFYRQNGEIYNGKVKASVTFLDTRNISTATAVQSDLNFVNEEGDTMPLRSYGMFSVDFTDEKATESLNAGAVKVYLDSSQVKMSEHLETMKLWSLNPETGLWEEEGDFQQSKVRRGKREERTFLVGNMEIRERRLFNLDVPESRRCYVKVRAYRSERFLPSEQIEGVVVNLINMEPMSGFASNPRAWGRFDSAITGSNGACLPAFCDDKVPDAYSAFVTATLAGEELEAVESSPKFNPNVIGVPQPYLNKLNYRRTDHDDPKVKKTAFSINVAKPTPNVAEESNGPVYAYENLLECEEAPYNAGHFRFYRVEGDRYDFNTVSFNEDDPMSWTADYLAWWPKPLEYRACYMKVKIVGTQEIIVRSRNMGGTHPQTVGQLYGIRDVRSTRDLEEPNLSTACVEFKCSGMLYDQDRVDRTLVKIVPQGSCRREAINSMLHEYLVNHLPMAVNNDTSEYTMLAPLDPLGHNYGIYTVTDQDPRTAKEIALGRCFDGSSDGTSRVMKNNVGVALTFNCLDQDVGKQSVFRGNGLAAASAARQGGRNGRQQRASSRNRSTSRITSQ
- the CILP gene encoding cartilage intermediate layer protein 1 isoform X1, whose amino-acid sequence is MVVACRRSHGYGRRAVACVGARPRTSKSWEKTQGKMRPGLLVCLLLLEVAYVSGQGLRKGDAVLNHSARRIRTGRKIPIAPLKIKVDAELQQWTTWFNIDHPGGNGDYERLDAIRFYYPNRVCSKPLRMEARTTEWVPAGKTGEVVHYSLTKGFWCINTEQAGGKNCSNYSVRFLCPVVLQPTVPNVAWSEWSSWSVCSSRCGRNGMQIRRRTCLAEDQWQDHCNGPTEEGRRCTGPPCTVCNLSCTMGKASADCSVCECKNQILYGTVTLPDGAPAAGVNVYVISRKPRVKAVSDAQGQFRVIGLCPNSTLQLKLEKYSVVNVKIPTSDGSSSSIHIAMKRKEKPYITENPEAKVRRVGQSVTFCCNAVGEPSIEQYLWYHNGTLLDQNIHKSSNQLTLRKLKANQAGEYYCKAKNDAGFVKSTPAKLTLIEQDAHSCNPTPESHLIKLPHDCFQNATNSLYYNIGKCPSTSCPGDLDNGLRCKDTVPYCCGITKTEVKEVSCPGYILPIKVAVQCGCLKCTDTKIIVRGRAVASDTGEPMRFGHIYMGSTRVSMTGYKGTFSIQVPAETERLVLTFVDRLQKFVNTTKVLPFNKKGGAVFHEVLLLRRKEPVILDSMKTNQISLGDVENTDPIAELEIPPNSFYRQNGEIYNGKVKASVTFLDTRNISTATAVQSDLNFVNEEGDTMPLRSYGMFSVDFTDEKATESLNAGAVKVYLDSSQVKMSEHLETMKLWSLNPETGLWEEEGDFQQSKVRRGKREERTFLVGNMEIRERRLFNLDVPESRRCYVKVRAYRSERFLPSEQIEGVVVNLINMEPMSGFASNPRAWGRFDSAITGSNGACLPAFCDDKVPDAYSAFVTATLAGEELEAVESSPKFNPNVIGVPQPYLNKLNYRRTDHDDPKVKKTAFSINVAKPTPNVAEESNGPVYAYENLLECEEAPYNAGHFRFYRVEGDRYDFNTVSFNEDDPMSWTADYLAWWPKPLEYRACYMKVKIVGTQEIIVRSRNMGGTHPQTVGQLYGIRDVRSTRDLEEPNLSTACVEFKCSGMLYDQDRVDRTLVKIVPQGSCRREAINSMLHEYLVNHLPMAVNNDTSEYTMLAPLDPLGHNYGIYTVTDQDPRTAKEIALGRCFDGSSDGTSRVMKNNVGVALTFNCLDQDVGKQSVFRGNGLAAASAARQGGRNGRQQRASSRNRSTSRITSQ